In Candidatus Promineifilum breve, one genomic interval encodes:
- the holB gene encoding DNA polymerase III subunit delta' — protein MTSLAPGWQQIVGHEWAVRLLSNAIAHDRAGHAYLITGPDHVGKMTLARTFAQALNCTAAPEARPCGQCRACGLIAADKHPDVRAITPDVSERGAQSIKIESIRRLQQDLSLTAYEARYKVALLRRFDTANPNAANAFLKTLEEPPNNVILLLTANDADTLLPTINSRCRTVGLRPIPTALIEETLMTHHHAKPAEANLLAHLADGRLGWAIRAHREPALLQERQTQLEALHKVLGGTVVARFAQAEALARKADALPPLLRTWLSWWRDLALLAYGRRTADSISNIDEVELLYELAGQWPRGGVLAALRQTEAALRQLRQNANARLVLENVMLTYPRRA, from the coding sequence ATGACTTCTCTCGCCCCCGGCTGGCAACAGATCGTCGGTCACGAGTGGGCCGTCCGCTTGCTGAGCAACGCCATCGCCCACGACCGCGCCGGCCACGCCTATCTCATCACCGGCCCCGATCACGTGGGCAAGATGACGCTGGCCCGCACCTTTGCCCAGGCGCTGAACTGCACCGCCGCGCCCGAAGCGCGCCCCTGCGGCCAATGCCGGGCCTGCGGGCTGATCGCCGCCGACAAGCACCCCGACGTGCGCGCCATCACGCCGGATGTGAGCGAGCGCGGGGCACAGTCGATCAAGATTGAGAGCATCCGCCGCCTGCAACAAGACCTCAGCCTGACCGCCTACGAGGCGCGCTACAAGGTCGCCCTGCTGCGCCGTTTCGACACCGCCAACCCCAATGCGGCCAACGCTTTCCTCAAGACGCTGGAAGAGCCGCCCAACAATGTGATTTTGCTGCTGACGGCCAACGACGCCGACACACTGCTACCGACGATCAATTCGCGCTGCCGCACGGTGGGGCTGCGGCCGATCCCGACCGCGCTGATCGAGGAAACCTTGATGACCCACCACCACGCCAAGCCAGCCGAGGCCAATCTGCTGGCCCACCTGGCCGACGGCCGCCTCGGCTGGGCCATCCGCGCCCACCGCGAGCCGGCGCTGCTCCAGGAGCGGCAGACGCAACTGGAGGCGCTGCACAAGGTGTTGGGCGGCACGGTCGTGGCCCGCTTCGCCCAGGCCGAAGCGCTGGCCCGCAAGGCCGACGCGCTGCCGCCGCTGTTGCGCACCTGGCTGAGCTGGTGGCGCGACCTGGCGCTGCTGGCCTATGGCCGCCGCACGGCCGATAGCATCAGCAATATCGACGAGGTCGAGTTGTTGTACGAACTGGCCGGGCAATGGCCGCGCGGCGGCGTGCTGGCCGCGCTACGCCAGACCGAAGCCGCCCTGCGGCAACTGCGCCAGAACGCCAACGCCCGGCTGGTATTGGAAAACGTCATGCTGACTTATCCGCGCCGGGCCTGA
- a CDS encoding zinc metalloprotease: protein MSKRYSLGNVDHLEITAAPSAAAGLALLWAALSLLGWKLFRLKPAAALTGGLLAAVLHFLSELWHQAGHARAARQTGYPMTGVHLLGILGASIYPRDEPPLPDEIHVQRALGGPRASALLAVAGGLLTLATRRTGGVPFMLAALMALENLFVFTLGAFLPLPFMETDGGTLLRHRDGLRRRMIVIQE from the coding sequence ATGAGCAAGCGCTATTCCCTGGGCAACGTCGATCACCTGGAAATCACCGCCGCGCCGTCGGCCGCCGCCGGTCTGGCGCTGCTGTGGGCGGCGCTGAGCCTGCTGGGGTGGAAACTCTTTCGCCTGAAGCCGGCGGCGGCGCTGACTGGCGGGCTGCTGGCCGCCGTGCTCCACTTCCTGTCCGAGCTATGGCATCAGGCCGGCCACGCCCGCGCCGCGCGCCAAACCGGTTACCCGATGACCGGCGTCCATCTGCTGGGCATCCTGGGCGCGTCGATCTATCCGCGCGATGAACCGCCGCTGCCGGATGAGATCCACGTCCAGCGCGCCCTGGGCGGGCCGCGGGCCAGCGCGCTGCTGGCCGTGGCCGGCGGTCTGCTGACGTTGGCGACGCGGCGGACGGGCGGCGTGCCCTTTATGCTGGCCGCGCTAATGGCGCTGGAGAACCTGTTTGTCTTCACACTGGGCGCGTTCCTGCCCCTGCCGTTCATGGAGACCGACGGCGGCACGTTGCTGCGCCACCGCGACGGCCTGCGCCGGCGCATGATCGTCATTCAGGAGTAG
- a CDS encoding inositol monophosphatase family protein — protein MAHCESIDDLLAFALDAVWRAGRVTLAHFQTGLAAERKADNTPVTIADRAAEQLLRQLIGQRWPGHALIGEEFGHSGSIDDGGYTWIIDPIDGTKSFVSGVPLYAVLLALVKGEEPVLGVMHFPGLNDMVYAARGRGCYWNGRPARVSAVASLADAVLLTSDIDNFARHGRAAAFQRLVDATYIQRTWGDAYGYALVATGRAEVMLDPAMALWDCGPLQVIMEEAGGTFTDWQGRPTIFGGESIGTNGALFEQVMALVGEREAP, from the coding sequence ATGGCCCACTGTGAATCAATCGATGACCTCCTCGCCTTCGCCCTCGATGCCGTCTGGCGGGCCGGCCGTGTGACGCTGGCCCACTTCCAGACCGGGCTGGCCGCCGAGCGCAAGGCCGACAACACCCCGGTCACCATTGCCGACCGCGCCGCCGAACAACTGTTGCGCCAGTTGATCGGGCAGCGCTGGCCGGGCCACGCCCTCATCGGCGAGGAGTTCGGCCACAGCGGTAGCATCGATGACGGCGGCTACACCTGGATCATTGACCCCATCGACGGCACCAAATCGTTCGTCAGCGGCGTGCCGCTCTATGCCGTGTTGCTGGCGCTGGTGAAGGGCGAGGAACCAGTGCTGGGCGTGATGCACTTCCCCGGCCTCAACGACATGGTCTATGCCGCCCGCGGTCGGGGTTGCTACTGGAACGGCCGCCCGGCGCGGGTGTCGGCCGTCGCTTCGCTGGCCGACGCCGTGCTGCTGACCAGCGACATCGATAACTTCGCCCGCCACGGCCGGGCGGCGGCCTTCCAGCGGCTGGTCGATGCCACCTACATCCAGCGCACCTGGGGCGACGCCTACGGCTACGCCCTCGTCGCCACCGGGCGGGCCGAGGTCATGCTCGACCCGGCCATGGCCCTGTGGGATTGCGGCCCGCTACAGGTCATCATGGAAGAGGCCGGCGGCACCTTCACCGATTGGCAAGGGCGGCCGACCATCTTCGGCGGCGAGTCGATCGGCACCAACGGCGCGCTGTTCGAGCAGGTGATGGCCCTGGTGGGCGAGCGCGAGGCGCCATAA
- a CDS encoding NBR1-Ig-like domain-containing protein, with the protein MIRNSINKPTYGRLGLLLLLTGVLALLVACGGGAEPAATPTSAPTATPTIAGSNEPTRGQAVVNAIDILIMESFPVQVSVMARGDLPDSCTQIDEIITQQADNTFRVAVTTLRQPDQICTQALVPFEQSISLDVAGLPAGTYDVVVNGVTGSFTLEVDNVPVDDTTGAGAGGGPPGISGFVWHDLCPQTGTAPGDAAPDEGCIPSAAGDTLQADGEMAAGEPGIPGVTVRLLAGDCTTAAEGDELAATTDESGAFRFEDISADTYCVFLDTADADNAAILGEGVLTFPVSNGVATNSITVTLDEGAALTDVNFGFDFRFLPVPETVENCTNSFEFVQDLTVPDDTVFPPGETFEAGWRLRNNGTCPWTTDYAVAFIGGDAMGITTTVPLESAVTPGQTEDVSIFLTAPETPGTYRSNWQLADAAGTVFGINGAIEDAFWVQIVVEEGAAPVGTPSPGSASIGGVVWEDLCFLTNGTASRGCVETEEGSGFYRGNGVFDDNESALAGITLVLGQGACPPGGIIETANRLATTLSGEDGLYVFEGLDAGIYCVSIDALSPENVDLLIPGNWTWPAPGTGRSGLRLAAGQQRLDVDFGWDFQD; encoded by the coding sequence ATGATAAGAAATTCGATAAACAAGCCCACATATGGCCGGCTAGGGCTGCTGCTTCTGTTGACCGGCGTTCTGGCCCTGCTGGTGGCCTGCGGCGGCGGCGCGGAGCCGGCGGCCACGCCGACGAGCGCCCCCACCGCCACGCCGACCATCGCCGGTTCCAACGAACCGACGCGCGGTCAGGCCGTCGTGAACGCGATCGACATACTCATCATGGAATCGTTCCCGGTTCAGGTGAGCGTCATGGCCCGCGGCGATCTGCCCGATTCGTGCACGCAGATCGATGAGATCATCACCCAACAGGCCGACAATACCTTCCGCGTGGCCGTCACCACCCTGCGCCAGCCGGATCAGATTTGCACCCAGGCCCTCGTGCCGTTCGAGCAGTCCATATCGCTGGACGTGGCCGGGCTGCCCGCCGGAACCTACGACGTTGTGGTCAACGGCGTGACCGGCTCCTTCACGCTCGAGGTGGACAATGTGCCGGTCGATGATACCACCGGGGCCGGGGCCGGCGGCGGCCCGCCCGGCATCAGCGGCTTCGTCTGGCACGATCTCTGCCCCCAGACGGGCACGGCTCCCGGCGACGCCGCGCCGGACGAAGGGTGCATCCCCTCGGCCGCCGGTGACACCCTCCAGGCCGACGGCGAGATGGCCGCCGGCGAGCCGGGCATCCCCGGCGTCACGGTGCGGCTGCTGGCCGGCGATTGCACGACGGCCGCCGAAGGGGACGAACTGGCGGCCACGACCGATGAATCGGGCGCGTTCCGCTTCGAGGACATCTCGGCCGATACCTATTGTGTCTTCCTGGATACGGCCGACGCCGACAACGCCGCCATCCTGGGCGAAGGCGTGCTCACCTTCCCCGTCAGCAACGGCGTCGCCACCAATAGCATCACCGTCACGCTGGACGAAGGCGCGGCCCTGACCGACGTCAACTTCGGCTTCGACTTCCGCTTCCTGCCCGTGCCGGAAACGGTCGAGAATTGCACCAACAGCTTTGAATTTGTCCAGGACCTGACCGTACCCGACGACACCGTCTTCCCGCCGGGTGAGACGTTCGAGGCCGGCTGGCGGCTGCGCAACAACGGCACCTGCCCCTGGACCACCGACTACGCCGTGGCCTTCATCGGCGGCGACGCGATGGGCATCACCACCACCGTACCCCTGGAAAGCGCCGTGACCCCCGGCCAGACCGAAGATGTGTCCATCTTCCTGACCGCGCCGGAGACGCCCGGAACCTATCGCAGCAATTGGCAACTGGCCGACGCCGCGGGCACGGTTTTCGGTATCAACGGGGCCATCGAGGATGCCTTCTGGGTGCAGATCGTCGTCGAGGAAGGGGCCGCGCCGGTCGGCACGCCGTCGCCCGGTTCGGCGTCCATCGGCGGCGTGGTCTGGGAGGATCTCTGTTTCCTGACCAACGGCACGGCCTCGCGCGGTTGCGTGGAGACAGAGGAGGGCAGCGGCTTCTATCGCGGCAACGGCGTGTTCGACGATAACGAGAGCGCGCTGGCCGGCATCACCCTGGTTCTGGGCCAGGGCGCGTGCCCGCCGGGCGGCATCATCGAGACGGCCAACCGTTTGGCGACAACCCTGTCGGGCGAAGACGGCCTCTATGTCTTCGAGGGTCTGGACGCGGGCATCTACTGCGTATCGATTGACGCCCTCAGCCCGGAGAACGTCGATCTGCTGATCCCCGGCAACTGGACGTGGCCCGCGCCGGGCACCGGCCGGAGCGGCCTGCGTCTGGCCGCCGGGCAACAGCGGTTGGATGTCGATTTCGGCTGGGATTTCCAGGATTAA
- a CDS encoding sensor histidine kinase gives MERQQQRRVSLVAMAAHDLRTPLAIIQGYAQLLATEPAVAANQDVAEYLANIVVHADALGIMLENLFTLDQLARHELHLSLTRADLTELVAQAIAQTEGLARVKGVALELQRGDGAGPWVNADAAQIGRVLYNLIGHTIKYARPDSRLAVVVDRDGAYGRMQLCDPQRVLPAEIQAQLFDPIDTNQNGIASLRGMDMGLVLARQVAEAHDGAAEADCELGQGVTLCLRLPLSES, from the coding sequence ATGGAACGACAACAGCAACGGCGGGTCAGCCTGGTGGCGATGGCCGCCCACGATCTGCGCACACCGCTGGCGATCATCCAGGGCTATGCCCAACTACTGGCGACCGAGCCGGCCGTGGCCGCCAATCAGGACGTGGCCGAATATCTCGCCAACATCGTTGTCCACGCCGACGCGTTGGGCATCATGTTGGAGAATCTCTTCACCCTCGACCAGTTGGCCCGGCACGAGTTGCACCTTTCCCTGACGCGGGCCGATCTGACTGAACTCGTGGCCCAGGCCATCGCCCAAACCGAAGGGCTGGCGCGCGTAAAGGGCGTCGCTCTGGAACTCCAGCGGGGCGACGGGGCCGGCCCGTGGGTCAACGCCGACGCCGCCCAGATTGGGCGGGTGCTCTACAACCTGATCGGCCACACCATCAAATATGCCCGGCCCGACAGCCGGCTGGCCGTGGTGGTCGACCGCGACGGCGCGTATGGCCGGATGCAACTTTGTGATCCGCAGCGCGTCCTCCCGGCCGAGATACAGGCCCAATTATTCGATCCGATCGATACCAATCAGAACGGCATCGCCTCGCTGCGTGGGATGGATATGGGGCTGGTGCTGGCCCGCCAGGTGGCCGAAGCCCATGACGGCGCGGCCGAAGCCGATTGTGAGTTGGGCCAGGGCGTCACCCTCTGCCTGCGCCTGCCGCTATCCGAGAGTTGA
- a CDS encoding beta-ketoacyl-ACP synthase III, translating into MMRYAHIVGWGCYLPDRRVTNDELSRYVDTTDEWIYQRTGIRARHIAAPHETTATLAFEAAARALDVADLHPSQVELVIVATSTPEYMFPSTACKVQDYLGASHAGAFDLSAACSGFVYALQMASQSIATGAVRNAVVIGSETMSRVLDWQDRSTCVLFGDGAGAVVLKGSSVPGGVMATTLRSDGSGADLLSLPALYHNRVPISGAEYSTNGHHKNTVDMDGRQVYRFATNVIATSIQDVLKKAELTVDDIALIIPHQANTRIIETAAKKLKLPMEKFYLNVEHNGNTSAASIPLALCDAVRDGRLKPDDNVVFVGFGGGLTWGASVVKWDVTPPEVPLIDHEWRRVRYIMARGRSRLRRWQRRVSAAVTRPDENGQGPKR; encoded by the coding sequence ATGATGCGTTATGCCCACATCGTCGGTTGGGGCTGCTACCTGCCCGATCGTCGAGTAACCAACGACGAACTGTCGCGCTACGTCGATACGACCGACGAGTGGATCTATCAACGCACGGGCATTCGCGCCCGCCACATCGCCGCTCCCCACGAGACGACGGCCACGCTGGCCTTCGAAGCGGCGGCCCGCGCCCTCGACGTGGCCGATCTCCATCCGTCCCAGGTCGAACTGGTCATCGTCGCCACCTCCACGCCGGAGTATATGTTTCCCTCGACGGCCTGCAAGGTGCAGGATTATCTGGGGGCCAGCCATGCCGGGGCGTTCGATCTGAGCGCGGCCTGCTCCGGCTTCGTCTACGCGCTGCAAATGGCGTCCCAATCCATCGCCACCGGCGCGGTACGCAATGCCGTGGTCATCGGCTCAGAGACGATGTCGCGCGTCCTCGATTGGCAGGATCGCAGCACCTGTGTGCTCTTCGGCGACGGCGCGGGCGCGGTGGTGCTGAAGGGTTCCAGCGTGCCCGGCGGCGTCATGGCGACGACGCTGCGCTCCGACGGCTCGGGGGCCGACCTGCTCAGCCTGCCCGCTCTCTATCATAACCGCGTGCCCATCAGCGGCGCGGAGTATTCGACCAACGGCCACCACAAGAACACCGTCGATATGGACGGCCGCCAGGTCTACCGTTTTGCCACCAACGTCATCGCCACCTCGATTCAGGACGTGTTGAAGAAGGCCGAATTGACCGTCGATGACATTGCCCTCATCATCCCCCATCAGGCCAATACGCGCATCATCGAGACGGCGGCCAAGAAGCTGAAGCTGCCGATGGAGAAGTTCTACCTGAACGTGGAGCACAACGGCAACACGTCGGCGGCATCGATCCCGTTGGCGCTGTGTGATGCCGTGCGCGACGGCCGCCTGAAACCCGACGACAACGTGGTCTTCGTGGGCTTTGGCGGCGGGCTGACGTGGGGGGCATCGGTCGTCAAATGGGACGTGACGCCGCCCGAGGTGCCACTCATCGACCACGAATGGCGGCGGGTGCGCTACATCATGGCCCGCGGACGCTCGCGCTTGCGGCGCTGGCAGCGGCGCGTCTCGGCCGCCGTGACCCGCCCCGACGAGAACGGCCAGGGGCCAAAGCGTTAG
- a CDS encoding immune inhibitor A domain-containing protein produces MKDESSSPDRRRLLGGCALLLLCGGVALLTLTTLRVASPTPQSDAGPIPATAVPAGPTADHAADGKLPPPTETANPAAIPTTIAQQPVPERAVADLDRLYTTILPPHDYFAAAEELGRVELGERTTPALPAAVGDRATFHTADGPRQAELVYLDELAAYWVETGLTLDRAAIAAAAERLRAHYYPILTRVFGQEWRPGIDGDPRFTVFHVLGASDTVELGYFSDENEYPRALFADSNEREMIYLNMARLEAGTPLYDGTLVHEVQHLIQWNLDGNEDRWLNEGLSQVAETLLGLATVDPHPFLEQTQVRLDRWGGESEALIHYANSYLFVLYLWEQLGDAALSELARHPANGLAAVRAVLAGHRPGLPLEEFAADWATALYLDGRSPDPRYTIQRHELAPPFLADRARQLPYETVAALDPFAFDVIDLDFSGPATITFAGDTVAPLLDPPPDGGPVWFAPPADSSRAQLTAAVDLSGDAAASFSFLVWHDLEPGYDFAYLSLSTDGGQTWRLLAPEQAQLGAYGPAWGGRSAEIAGHANGWLRQNIDLSPYRGQQIQLRFDVVTDFEQFGRGFAISGPVVTGASAPPVWEADGFVETGASLPQRWAVRLIREGQSPEVLPLALDGQNRGQMAVELGPAGGALIVMPVTPYGEGAADYRLAVSR; encoded by the coding sequence ATGAAGGACGAATCATCCAGCCCTGACCGGCGCCGCCTGCTGGGCGGCTGCGCGTTGCTGTTGCTGTGCGGGGGGGTGGCCCTGCTGACCCTGACGACGTTGCGCGTGGCCTCACCGACCCCTCAGTCCGACGCCGGCCCGATTCCCGCCACCGCCGTTCCGGCCGGGCCAACGGCCGACCACGCCGCCGACGGCAAGTTGCCGCCACCGACCGAGACGGCCAATCCGGCGGCGATTCCCACCACCATCGCCCAGCAACCCGTTCCCGAGCGAGCAGTGGCCGATTTGGACCGCCTCTATACAACCATCCTGCCGCCGCACGATTACTTCGCCGCGGCCGAGGAGCTGGGGCGCGTTGAACTGGGCGAGCGCACCACGCCGGCCCTCCCCGCGGCCGTCGGCGACCGGGCCACGTTCCACACCGCCGACGGCCCGCGCCAGGCGGAACTGGTCTATCTGGACGAGTTGGCCGCCTACTGGGTTGAGACCGGCCTGACCCTCGACCGCGCGGCCATCGCCGCCGCGGCCGAGCGGCTGCGCGCCCACTACTACCCCATCCTGACCCGCGTCTTCGGCCAGGAGTGGCGGCCCGGCATCGACGGCGACCCACGCTTCACCGTGTTCCACGTCCTGGGCGCGAGCGATACCGTCGAACTGGGCTACTTCAGCGACGAAAACGAGTACCCGCGCGCCCTCTTTGCCGATTCAAATGAGCGCGAGATGATCTATCTGAATATGGCGCGGCTGGAGGCGGGCACGCCACTCTACGACGGCACACTCGTCCACGAGGTGCAGCATCTCATCCAGTGGAATCTGGACGGCAACGAAGATCGCTGGCTCAACGAGGGCCTGTCGCAGGTGGCCGAGACGCTGCTGGGGCTGGCTACCGTCGATCCCCACCCCTTTCTGGAACAGACCCAGGTGCGGCTCGACCGTTGGGGCGGCGAATCAGAGGCGCTGATTCACTATGCGAATAGCTACCTGTTCGTGCTCTACCTGTGGGAGCAGTTGGGCGACGCGGCGCTGAGCGAACTGGCGCGCCATCCGGCCAATGGGCTGGCCGCCGTCCGCGCCGTGCTGGCCGGCCACCGGCCCGGCCTGCCGCTGGAGGAGTTTGCCGCCGATTGGGCCACGGCGCTCTATCTGGACGGCCGTTCGCCCGACCCGCGCTACACCATCCAGCGCCACGAACTGGCCCCGCCCTTCCTGGCCGACCGGGCGCGGCAACTGCCCTATGAAACCGTGGCCGCGCTCGACCCCTTCGCCTTTGACGTGATCGATCTCGATTTCAGCGGCCCGGCCACGATCACCTTCGCCGGGGATACAGTCGCGCCGCTGCTCGACCCGCCGCCCGATGGCGGGCCGGTCTGGTTCGCGCCGCCGGCCGACAGCAGCCGCGCCCAACTGACGGCGGCCGTCGATCTGTCGGGCGACGCGGCGGCTTCGTTCTCGTTTCTGGTGTGGCACGATCTGGAGCCGGGCTATGATTTTGCCTATCTCTCCCTCTCCACTGATGGCGGGCAGACGTGGCGGCTGCTGGCGCCGGAACAGGCGCAACTGGGCGCCTATGGCCCAGCGTGGGGCGGCCGTAGCGCCGAGATAGCCGGCCACGCCAACGGCTGGCTGCGCCAGAACATCGACCTATCGCCCTATCGCGGCCAACAAATTCAATTGCGCTTCGACGTGGTGACGGATTTCGAGCAGTTCGGCCGCGGGTTCGCCATCAGCGGGCCGGTCGTCACGGGGGCCAGCGCGCCACCGGTCTGGGAAGCCGACGGCTTTGTGGAAACGGGGGCCAGCCTGCCGCAGCGGTGGGCGGTACGTCTCATCCGCGAGGGCCAGTCGCCGGAGGTCCTTCCGCTGGCCCTCGACGGCCAGAATCGGGGACAGATGGCCGTTGAGCTTGGCCCGGCGGGGGGCGCGCTGATCGTCATGCCCGTGACGCCCTATGGCGAGGGGGCGGCCGATTACCGGCTGGCCGTCAGTCGCTGA
- a CDS encoding YtxH domain-containing protein: MHKLMSFMTGAICGALVGAVAALLLTPASGEELIESAEERWELTKTEARLAMEERRMELEAQYRSAKQS; the protein is encoded by the coding sequence ATGCACAAACTCATGAGTTTTATGACCGGGGCAATTTGCGGGGCGCTGGTGGGGGCCGTGGCCGCCCTGTTGCTCACCCCCGCTTCCGGCGAAGAGTTGATCGAGAGCGCCGAAGAGCGTTGGGAACTGACCAAAACCGAGGCGCGGCTGGCGATGGAAGAGCGGCGGATGGAACTGGAAGCGCAATACCGCTCGGCCAAGCAATCCTGA
- a CDS encoding NifU N-terminal domain-containing protein translates to MSEYIEIDAELSDDGAIWLHTNLKLTAAGDEETYTSAAAMETGSPVAQALAVVAGIESLIMRDGEIALTIASDADWHAVIADATAALKEFFL, encoded by the coding sequence ATGTCGGAGTACATCGAGATCGACGCCGAACTGAGCGACGACGGCGCGATCTGGCTGCATACCAATCTGAAGCTGACGGCCGCGGGCGACGAGGAAACCTACACCTCGGCCGCGGCGATGGAAACCGGCTCACCAGTGGCCCAGGCGCTGGCCGTGGTGGCGGGCATCGAAAGCCTGATCATGCGCGACGGCGAAATCGCCCTCACGATTGCGAGCGATGCCGACTGGCACGCCGTCATCGCCGACGCCACGGCCGCGCTAAAGGAGTTTTTCCTCTAG
- the aspS gene encoding aspartate--tRNA ligase, with the protein MLKTHSCGQLRREHIGQTVTLAGWVNRRRDMGGVIFIDLRDRAGKTQAVVDAGRTPAGFAAAEGVRGEFVVQLTGVVAARPAGQANANLPTGEIEVLVDQVVILNSAKTIPFPIDRDDAVDEMTRLRYRYLDLRRERMQRNLILRHNAVKFIRDFLCARDFIEVETPILFKSTPEGARDYLVPSRVHPGKFYALPQSPQQLKQLLMVAGYERYFQIARCFRDEDLRADRQPEFTQLDMEMSFVERDDVLNLIEELILGMVGAVSLVPPADTHFARLSYAEATGRFGTDRPDLRFGLELKDISDIVASSAFRVFTENVAAGKPVKAICAPGCATYSRREVDELEEMARGQGAKALAWLAIQPDTGEMRGPIAKFFTVDQLIAITERLEAKPGDLILISSDKKSVVHNVLHTLRTELARRLGLADRKVLAFAWVIDFPLFEEEMEEGHYAPSHHMFTAPKPEHIPLLDTDPGAVLSQQYDLVCNGFEVAGGSIRIHDQGLQAKIMSLIGFSMEQAREQFGHLLEAFEFGAPPHGGIAPGIDRLVALMAGEPNIREVMAFPKTAQATDLMADAPSYVLSRQLDDLHLALKDKPEKAA; encoded by the coding sequence ATGCTGAAAACGCATAGCTGCGGCCAATTGCGCCGCGAACACATAGGCCAAACCGTCACCCTGGCCGGCTGGGTCAACCGGCGGCGCGACATGGGCGGCGTGATCTTCATCGATTTGCGCGACCGGGCGGGCAAGACGCAGGCCGTGGTCGATGCCGGGCGCACGCCGGCCGGGTTCGCCGCGGCCGAGGGCGTGCGCGGTGAGTTCGTCGTCCAACTGACCGGCGTCGTGGCCGCGCGGCCGGCCGGCCAGGCGAACGCCAACCTGCCCACGGGCGAGATCGAGGTACTGGTGGATCAGGTGGTCATCCTCAACAGCGCCAAGACCATCCCCTTTCCCATCGACCGCGACGATGCCGTGGACGAAATGACGCGCCTGCGCTACCGTTACCTCGACTTGCGCCGCGAGCGGATGCAGCGCAACCTGATCCTGCGCCACAACGCGGTCAAGTTCATCCGCGACTTTCTGTGCGCCCGCGACTTCATCGAGGTGGAGACGCCCATCCTGTTCAAATCGACGCCCGAAGGCGCGCGCGACTATCTGGTTCCCAGCCGCGTCCATCCCGGCAAGTTCTACGCCCTGCCGCAAAGCCCGCAACAACTCAAGCAGTTGCTCATGGTGGCCGGCTACGAGCGCTACTTCCAGATCGCCCGCTGCTTCCGCGACGAAGATTTGCGCGCCGACCGCCAACCGGAGTTCACCCAACTTGACATGGAGATGAGCTTCGTCGAGCGCGATGACGTGTTGAACCTGATCGAGGAATTGATCCTCGGCATGGTGGGGGCCGTCAGCCTCGTGCCGCCGGCCGACACGCATTTCGCCCGCCTCAGCTATGCCGAGGCCACCGGGCGCTTCGGCACCGACCGGCCCGACCTGCGCTTCGGGCTGGAACTGAAGGACATCAGCGACATCGTCGCCAGCAGCGCCTTCCGCGTCTTCACCGAGAACGTGGCCGCCGGCAAGCCGGTGAAGGCCATCTGTGCCCCCGGCTGCGCCACCTACAGCCGCCGCGAAGTGGATGAACTGGAAGAGATGGCTCGTGGGCAGGGGGCCAAGGCGCTGGCCTGGCTGGCTATCCAGCCCGACACGGGCGAGATGCGCGGCCCCATCGCCAAGTTCTTCACCGTCGATCAGCTCATCGCCATCACCGAACGGCTGGAGGCCAAGCCCGGCGACCTGATCCTGATCTCCAGCGACAAAAAGAGCGTCGTCCACAACGTCCTGCATACCTTGCGCACGGAGTTGGCCCGCCGCCTGGGGCTGGCCGACCGCAAGGTGCTGGCCTTTGCCTGGGTCATCGATTTCCCGCTCTTTGAAGAGGAAATGGAAGAGGGGCACTACGCCCCCAGTCATCATATGTTCACCGCGCCCAAGCCGGAGCACATCCCCTTGCTCGACACCGACCCCGGCGCGGTGCTCAGCCAGCAATACGACCTGGTGTGCAATGGCTTCGAGGTCGCCGGCGGCAGCATCCGAATCCACGACCAGGGCTTGCAGGCCAAGATCATGTCACTCATCGGCTTCTCGATGGAGCAGGCCCGCGAGCAGTTCGGCCACCTGCTGGAGGCGTTCGAGTTTGGCGCGCCCCCCCACGGTGGCATCGCCCCCGGCATCGACCGGCTGGTGGCCCTGATGGCCGGCGAGCCGAATATCCGCGAGGTGATGGCCTTCCCCAAGACGGCCCAGGCCACCGACTTGATGGCCGACGCGCCGTCCTACGTGCTGTCGCGCCAATTGGACGATTTGCACCTGGCGCTCAAGGACAAGCCCGAAAAGGCCGCCTGA